Sequence from the Saccharopolyspora pogona genome:
CGACGGCGCGAAGAACCTGCTGGGACTGGTCGACGACACGCTGGGCAAGATCCCGCCGACGAACCCCACCGAGGTCGCCAACGCCGCCGACGTCCTCGGGTCGCCGACCGAGATCCACACCGAGAACCTCAACCCGGCCAACGTGTACGGGCGCGGGCTGGCGCCGTTCTTCTTCGCGATCGCCCTCTGGGTGTTCGGCCTGTTCGCGTACCTGCTGCTCAAGCCGGTGAACCTGCGCGCGCTCGCGGACCGCGTCGGGCCGTTCACGATCGCGTTCGCCGGGTTCCTGCCCGCGGCGGTGCTGAGCGTGCTCGGGGGCTCGTGCTGTACGCGGTGGTCGACTTCGGGCTCGGGCTCGACCCGTTGCACGTTTGGTGGACGATCGGGCTGGTGACCCTCGCCGCGGTCGCGTTCGTGGCGATCGACCACTTCCTGCGCACGGCGTTCGGCACGGTCGGCGGCCTGTTGTCGCTGGTGCTGCTGATCATCCAGCTCACCGCCTCCGGCGGCCTGTACCCGATGGAGACGACTCCGGTGCCGTTCCAGGCGATCCACCCGTTCCTGCCGATGAGCTACCTGGTGGACGGGCTGCGGGTGACGATCTCCGGCGGCATGACGGAGCACCTGCTGCGCGACGTCGCCGTGCTGACCGGATTCCTGGTGGTCTTCCTGGCCCTGACGACGCTGGCGGTGCAACGCCAGCGGTCCTGGACGATCGCCCGCCTGCACCCGCAAATCGAGTTGTAGCGCTCGCCTGTGACCTCTTGCCGCGCGGTCGCAGGCAACCCCTTCAGGCTCGTAGGCTGGCTACATGGCTGTTGTGAAGATCAATGCTATCGAGGTTCCCGAGGGCTCCGGTCCGGAGTTGGAGAAGCGGTTCGCTTCGCGGCACGGCTCCGTGGACAGCGCTCCCGGCTTCCTCGGCTTCGAGCTGCTGCGCCCGGTCAAGGGCGAGAACCGGTACTTCGTCTACACGAAGTGGGAGTCCGAGGAGGCGTTCCAGGCGTGGGCCAGCGGCCCGGCCAAGGCGGCGCACGCCGGTGAGGCCAAGAACCCGGTGGCCACCGGCTCCAGCCTCCTGGAGTTCGAGGTCATCCAGGAGTCCCACCCGGGCGCCTGACCCCGCTCAGGGCTCGTGACTGCTTCGAGCTGCCATGGCGGCCCCAAAGCAGTCACGAGCAATGGGCTGGGCGAACGCTGATCCTGCTGGGGTGCGTCAGCGCGTCAGGACGAGCGTGGCGAGGATCGCGCGATGGTCGGCGCCCGCCACGTCGAAGGTCCGGTAGGACTGAGCGGCAATGCCCTTGGTGGTGAGCACGTGGTCGATCGTGACCGGCGGCGGGAACCAGGAGCCCGGACCCGGCCAGGTCGGGTGCAGGCCGGCACCGGTGACCTCGGCGGCGTCGGTGTAGCCCTGGTTGAGCAGGTACTTGAGGCGGGTGTGGTCGAGGGTCGCGTTGAAGTCGCCCGCCAGCATCCGTGGCGTGCCGTCGGCGGCCGGGCCCGGTAGCGCGCGCAGGTCGCTGGCCCAGACCTCGGCGGTGTCGCGGCCCATCGGGTACAGCGGGTGCACCGCCACGATCTCGAAGTCCCGCGCCCCCGGCACCTGCACCCGCGCCGAAGGCTGGGCCAGCGTCGTCTGCGGCACCAGCGCCAGTTCCTGCACCGGATAGCGGGAGGCGATCCCGGTGCCGTCCGCCTTCGGCCCCGGTTGGTACACCCGGTGCGGCAACACTTCGGCGAGTCCGGCGGCGTCCAGCCCGTCCACCATCTCGGGCGTGAGTTCCTGCAGGCTGAGCACGTCGACCTGGTTCTGCCGCACCAGGTCCACGACCTGCGCGGCGTCCGCGCCGCCGAAGTAGGTGTTCAGCGACAGCACCCGCAGCGCCACGCCCTGCGCCGGGGTCGTGTTGGGAATCGCCCGCGGCACGACCGACAGCGCCAGGGCCGCGACGACCAGGCCGACGACGAGCGCGGTCAACCAGCGCCGCAGCACCAAGCCGAGCAACGCCAGCACGATGCCGGCCAGCAACGCGTACTGGGTGAGCGCCACCAGCGCGACCGTGTACCGGTCGCCATCCAATCCGGCCAGCGGCAGCGCCGCCCACACCAGGAAGCCGAACGTGGCCAACAGCAGCAGCACCGTGATCGCACGCCCACCGGGCTTTCGGCGCGGCCGGTGCTCCTGCTCCGGCTCGGCCAGCAACGTCTGATCCATGTGACTCCCCTTGTCGTCCGCGTCACCCAGCCTGTCAGCGAGCTGTGCGCGGCCGGTCAGGACCCTCGGCGACATTGGTGGGCGCAAGCCGAAGGAGGTTGCATGTCATTCGCGATCCAGGCCGAGGGCCTGCTGGCCGACCGGATCAGCGTGATCGACCACGGCCGGCGCGTCGCCGACGGCCGCGCCGACGAGCTCAAGCGCCGCGTCGGCGGCCAGACCCTGCAGGTGCGGCCCACCGACCTGGCGAACGTGCCCGCGGCGGTGGCCCGATCTTCGCCGCTGATCGGCGCGGTGCTGGGCGACATCGTGCGGTACCTGGTGTCGCTCGCGGTGCTGCTGGTGTTCGCCACCATCATGGGCTTCCGCATCCAGACCGATCCGCTGTCGGCGCTGGCCGCGATCCTTGTGGTGATCGCCTTCGCGCTGGCGATGTGCTGATCACGGTGTTCCTCGGGATGCTGATCAAGAGCCAGCAGGCGCTGCCCGGCGTGGCGATGACGTTCATGTTCCCGCTGACCATGGGCAGCAACGTATCTGCGACTCAAGGCGGCCGAGACCCCTCAGTTCCGGGCCCTCGAGGAGAGCGGTAGGAAGGAGTCCGCTCCGCTGCGCACCGTACTGACCAAGTATCGCGCCGCTGTGCTCATGGTCATGGCGATCGCCGGCCTCAACTCGGTCGCGATGTATACCTTGACCAGCTACATGCCGACCTACCTCAAGGAGAACGTCGGCACGGGCGCGACCACCGCAACCGTCACGACCAGCATCGTGGTCGTGCTGGTGTGCATCCTGGTGCCGTTCTATGGTCTGCTGAGCGACCGCATCGGCCGCAAGAAGGTCCTCATCACCGGCACGGTCGGGCTGGTCGTCGTGGCGGTGCCGTCCTTCCTGATCCTCTCCTCCGGTGCCCCGGGCACGGCCATGCTCGGCCAAGTCATCTACATCCTGCCGTTCGGCTGCGTCGCCGCGATCCGATGCCGGGATGACGTGGGAGCGACTGACCGCGCTGTGCACGGAGCTCAGCCTCCCGCTGATGGTGAAAGGCATCCTGCGGCCCGACGACGCCGAGCGGGCGATCGCTACTGGTGCGGCCGGGGTCATCGTGTCCAACCACGGAGGGCGCAACCTCGACTCGTTGCCGGCCACCGCCGATGCCCTCCTGCGGGTCGCCCGCCGGGTCGGTGGTCGGGTGCCGGTGCACGTCGACGGTGGCATCCGGTCCGGCGGCGACGTCCTCAAGGCCCTGGCCCTCGGTGCCGACGCGGTGCTGATCGGCCGCCCCTATCTGTGGGGTCTCTCCGTCGCCGGGCGGAGGGCGTACGGCAGGTGGTCACCCGGCTCCGGGTGGAGCTGGAGATGGCCATGGCCCTGAGCGGCCTGCGGACAATCTCGGAGATCGACCATGACGCCCTGTGGGACTGACGCTCCGGTACCCGCCGCTGGCCTCGTGGGTCTCGGGCTCGCTCCACCGGCAGGAGCCGACTTCCTCACGCAGCGTCTGACCGAGGCGATCAACGGGAGCGTAACCTACCGCAATAGCCGCACCAGCGGTGTCCTACCGGCAGTGCCTGCCCGCTCGTCGTGCCCGACATCGAGGACGGTCTTCACCTCGCCGCCGGCTGCCTCCCCGCCCCACCTCAGCCCGGGTCGTTCGCATCCGTGACACCCTCAGGCTCGAGGAGATTCGACATCTCCTCGATCCTTGCTCGACGACTGCGGCGACGACGTCGAGCTGATCTGGCGGCCGACGGCACGCAGCGACCACACCGGACACGACGTACGCCATCACACGCGGGAGGCGAACAGCTCCGCCAGGTGCATGGTGGGCACGCCAGCGAGGTCGTCGAGCTGGACCCGGCAGGACATCCCGTCCGCGAGCACGACGGCGTCGGGGTTGGCTCGGACGGTCGGCAGCAGGTGCGTCTCCGCGACGGCCACCGAGACCTCGTAGTGGCCCTGCTCGACGCCGAAGTTCCCGGCTAGGCCGCAGCAACCCGGCACCCTCGTGACCTTGGCGCCGGCCTTCGTCAGCAGCGCCTCGTCGGCGGTCCACCCGAGCACCGCGTGCTGGTGGCAGTGCGGCTGGGCGACGACGTCGACCCCGCTCAGGTCGGGCAGCGGGAGGCCCAGCTTCGTCACCAGCTCGGCGAAGGTGAGCAGCCCCTCAGCCACGACCTTCGCCACTGACGGGTCGCCGAGCTCCAGCGAGTCCGAGCGCAGCGTGGCCGTGCAGGACGGCTCCAGACCGAGCACCGGCACACCGCTGGCGACGTAGGGAACGAGGGTACGCACGGTGCGGTCCATGATCCGCCGAGCCTGGTCCAGCTGGCCGGTGGTGATCCAGGTGAGGCCGCAGCAGGCCTTGTCACCGATCACCTTCACGGTCAGGCCGTGCGCCTCGAGGAAGCGGATCGCGCCGTGGCCGGACTGCGCGAAGAAGTGGTCGGTGAACGAGTCCGCCCAGATCCATACGTCGGGGGTTTCGTCAGGTGCGACCGACTTACGCCGGGAGGACAACGTCGCCGTTTTCGCGGAGCTCTTGAGCGACTTCTTCGCGAACGTCGGTATCGAGCGACGCTGATCGATACCGGCGGTCTTCTTGGCGAGCTTCGCGATCGGCTTCCACCTCATCGACGCGTTGGCCAACCGCGCGATCGGACCCGCGAGCCGCGCCCACATCGGCAGCTTGCCGAGCACGAAGTGGGAGCGCGGCCGACGCTGCTTGCCCCCGCCAGGGGCGTCGTGCTTCTGGTAGAGCACCTCTGATTTGTAGGTCGCCATGTCGACGCCGCTCGGGCAGTCGGTCGAGCAGCCCTTGCACGCCAGACAGAGGTCGAGCGCCTCCCCCACCGCCTCGTCGCCGAGCCCGTCGACCAGCCCGCCGTCGAGGGCCTCCTGCAGCACCCGTGCGCGACCGCGGGTGGAGTCTTTCTCCTGCCGGGTAGCGAGGTAGGAGGGGCACATGACGGCGCCGGTCTTCGGGGCGACGCACTTGCCGACGCCCGTGCAGCGGTGGACCGCCGCGCCGAGGTCACCGTCGTCGTGGATCAGGTTGAGACCGCGCCGCCGGGGCAGCGTGACCGGCCGGACCGGACGCAGGTCGTCGGTGATCGCCGCGGGCTCGACGATGTTGCCAGGATTCATTAGGTTCTCGGGGTCGCAGATCTCCTTGGCAGCCCGGAACAGCGCGACCGAGTCGGCGTCGTACATGATCGAAAGCAGCTCGGAGCGGACCCGGCCGTCGCCGTGCTCACCGGACAGCGAGCCGCCGTACTCGCTCAGCTTCACCGCGCACGCCGTCATGAAGTCGCGGAACACCTGGGCGCTCCCCGGGTCGCCGGGCGCGAACGGGAAGTCGATGCGGCAGTGGATGCAGCCGTCACCGAAGTGGCCGTACGGGTAGCCCTGCAGCCCGTGGCCGCGCAGGAGTTCGTCGAAGTCGCGCAGCCAGGCGCCGAGGTAGGCCGGCGGGACCGCGGAGTCCTCCCAACCCGAGTACGCCGGGGTCGGCAGCGAGCGGCCCGCCAGGCCGGCGCCGTCCTCGCGGATGCGCCACAGCGCCGCGGCCTCGGCCACGTCGGTCACCACCCGGGTGTCGAGCGCCCCACCGACACGTCGCAGTGACTCGACGAGCGCCGGTGCGTCCGCCCCGGCGACCTCCGCGAACAGCCAGCCACCGCCGCGCGGCAGCTCCGGGATCGGCTTGCCCTGGGCCCGGACCAGCTCGACGATGCGCGCGTCCATGCCCTCGCACGCGATCAACCTGCCGGGTGCCGCGGCCAGCAGGGCCGGGACCGCGTCGGCGGCCTCGAACATCGAGGCGTAGCCCAGCACCAGGAGCAGCCGGGCCGGCTCGTCCTCCACGAGGCGTACGGTCGCCTCCAGGACGGTGCCCAGCGTGCCCTCGCTGCCCACCAGGAAGCGCTCGACCCGACGACCGTTCTCGGGCAACAGGTGCTCGAGACTGTAACCGCTCACCTGGCGCCCGAACCGGCCAAAGGTGGTCCGGATGTGGGCGAGGTGGTTATCGGTCAGCGCCGCCAGCCGGCTGGCTGTGGCCGAGGAAGGCCGAAGGCCTGTCTCGAAACCACCGGCAGCGAAACTCGCGGTCTCGCCGTTGCCGAAGAGCACCGTGACCGCCTCGACGTTGTCGGCGGTGCGTCCGTAGCCCAGCGCGCGCGAGCCGCAGGCGTTGTTGCCGATCATCCCGCCGATGGTGCACCGCGGGTGGGTGGAGGGATCCGGACCGAAGCGAAGCCCGTACGGCGCGGCCGCGCGCTGCAGATCGGCGTGGACGACCCCGGGGCCGACGGTGGCGGTCCGGGACTCCGGATCGACGTGGATCCGGCGCAGGTCACGGGTGTCAACCACGATCCCGGGGCCGATCGCGTTGCCCGCGATGGAGGTCCCGGCGCCGCGCATCGTCAGCGGCACGCCGAGCTCACGGGAGACCTCGTGGACCGCGTGGAGCTCGCCGGTGTGCTGGGCACGGACGACGACCTGCGGGATGACCCGGTACAGGCTGGCGTCGGAGGAGTACAGCGCCCGGCCGAGCGTGGAGTCGTCGACCTGCGCGACGCCCCGCCCGCGCAGCTCCGCGGCGACGTCGCGCGCCGTGTCCACCGGTGCCTGACTCATTCGTCCTCCCGCGGGGCCTATCGCCCGATCGTCTTCCATCCACACCATCCGGGGCGCACTACCAGGAGTCCCGGGGGCAGTTGCCCACCAGGCGCCCGGCACTTCTGCGGTGGCCCGTGGTTTTGGACGCCCCAGCGACACCTCGTCGCGCGTGCAATCTCGCCATGCCCGGGGGCACGGCCCCGGTGTCAGTCACCCACGAAGCCGACCGTCCCTGGATCAAACCGAGAAGTCGACCCCTTGGGCCAGCGGCAGCTCCCCGGAGTAGTTGATCGTGTTGGTGGCCCGGCGCATATAGGCCCGCCAGGCGTCGGAGCCGGACTCGCGGCCACCGCCGGTCTCCTTCTCGCCTCCGAACGCACCACCGATCTCCGCTCCGGAGGTGCCGATGTTGACGTTGACGATGCCGCAGTCGGACCCCTCGGCGGAGACGAAAAGCTCGGCCTCGGCCTGGTCGCGGGTGAAGATCGAGGACGACAGGCCCTGCGGGACGTCGTTGTTGAGGGCGATCGCCTCCTGGATGTCGTCGTAGGTCATGACGTAGAGCAGCGGCGCGAAGGTCTCGGTCCGCACGATGCTGGTCTGGCCGGGCACAGTGACGATCGCCGGCTTGACGTAGTACGCGTCCGGTGCGACGTCGGTGAGGACCCGCTCTCCTCCGGCCACGGTCTTACCGCCCTCGGTCTCCGCCTGGCTCAGCGCCGCAGCCATGGCGTCGTACGCCTGCCCGTGGACGAGGGGGCCGACCAGGGTGCCGTCGGCCATCGGGTTGCCGATCGGCAGCCGGCCGTACGCCTCAACCAGCCGCTCGGTGAGTTCCTGTGCCACCGAGGTGTGCACGATGACGCGGCGCATGGTGGTGCAGCGCTGGCCGGCGGTACCGGCTGCGGCGAAGACGACACCGCGCAGGGTCAGGTCGAGGTCGGCCGACGGCGCCACGATGGCAGCGTTGTTGCCGCCAAGCTCGAGCAACGACCGCCCGAACCTGTTGGCGACCCGTGGGCCGACCGCCTTGCCCATCCGGGTGGAACCGGTGGCGCTTACCAGGGCCACACCAGGATGGTCGACCAGCGCCTCGCCGATCTCCGGACCACCGACGACGACCTGCGAGACATCGGCAGGGGCGCCGCACTCCTTCAGCGCCTGATCGAGCAGCGCGGCGGAGGCCCTCGCGCAGAGCGGCGCCTGCTCGGACGGCTTCCAGATCACGGTGTCGCCGCAGACCAGGGCGACCGCGGTGTTCCAGGACCAGACCGCGACTGGGAAGTTGAACGCGCTGATCACGCCGACCACGCCGATCGGGTGCCAGGTCTCCATCAGCCGGTGACCGGGCCGCTCCGATACCGCGGTGCGGCCGTAGAGCTGGCGCGAGAGGCCGAGCGCGAAGTCGCAGATGTCGATCATCTCCTGGACCTCTCCGAGCGCCTCGGAGGTGATCTTGCCTACCTCGAGGCTGACGAGGGTGGCCAGGTCGGACTTGTGCTCGGTCAGCAGCTCTCCGAATCGCTTGATGACCGCGCCGCGTGCCGGGGCCGGGACCTTGCGCCACGCGAGGTAGGCGGCATGGGCACGGGACACCGCGTCGCCCACCACGGAGATCTCGTCCCAGCGGACGCCGCCGAGGTCGCCTCCGTTGACGGGTGAGCGGTGGGCCTGGCCACCCGCGATCGTTGCGGTGTCGACGCCGCAGGCTTCCGCAGCCTGCAGGGCCTGGGCTCCCAGGATCTCGGCGGTGGGGATGTCGGTACGGGACATGGTGAGGATCAGCTCCTTGTTGCGATGAATCAGCAGTCAGTGGTGGCGTGCGTCAGGCAATGTTGAGTTCCGGCCTGGCCCCCCACCCGCTGAACCGGTTCGGTGTCCATCGCATTCGCCTCGACGATTGGTTCGCGGTCCAGGCAGAGGTCGCGGAGGACCTCTCCGATCGCGGGGCCCATCAGCAAGCCATGGCCGGAAAACCCGCAGGCGTAGACGAATCCGGGGGATCGACCGCGAGTGGCCGATAAGTGCCACGCCCCGCTCGAACGTAGCGAGGTCGGCCCGGTCGTCGACGGGGGCGAGATAACCGGCGGTACTGACCCCCATGACACCGCCCCTGCTGACGACGACGTCAGCAGACGCAGGCAGCGTACGGGTTTGCTTCATGCCACCATCCTGTCGTCGTGCCCGGACGTTCGGAAGAGCCAACGGACGAAAGGTCGTGAGGCTTCCTTAAGTATCGCTTGCCCTGGGTTCACGAGGCGATACGCTCTGATCGGCGATCTGCACGGACGGATGTGCTTAGGTCTTCTCATGCTCAATCCCCTTCAGCTGCAAACGCTGCAGACAGTCCTGCGTACGGGCTCGTTCGCGGACGCCGCGAGGGAGCTTGGTTACACCGGGTCGGCCGTCTCGCAGCAGATCTCCGCGCTGGAGCGCGCCACTCAAACCCAACTTTTC
This genomic interval carries:
- the amaB gene encoding L-piperidine-6-carboxylate dehydrogenase, translated to MSRTDIPTAEILGAQALQAAEACGVDTATIAGGQAHRSPVNGGDLGGVRWDEISVVGDAVSRAHAAYLAWRKVPAPARGAVIKRFGELLTEHKSDLATLVSLEVGKITSEALGEVQEMIDICDFALGLSRQLYGRTAVSERPGHRLMETWHPIGVVGVISAFNFPVAVWSWNTAVALVCGDTVIWKPSEQAPLCARASAALLDQALKECGAPADVSQVVVGGPEIGEALVDHPGVALVSATGSTRMGKAVGPRVANRFGRSLLELGGNNAAIVAPSADLDLTLRGVVFAAAGTAGQRCTTMRRVIVHTSVAQELTERLVEAYGRLPIGNPMADGTLVGPLVHGQAYDAMAAALSQAETEGGKTVAGGERVLTDVAPDAYYVKPAIVTVPGQTSIVRTETFAPLLYVMTYDDIQEAIALNNDVPQGLSSSIFTRDQAEAELFVSAEGSDCGIVNVNIGTSGAEIGGAFGGEKETGGGRESGSDAWRAYMRRATNTINYSGELPLAQGVDFSV
- a CDS encoding alpha-hydroxy-acid oxidizing protein; this encodes MPRARPCSAKSSTSCRSAASPRSDAGMTWERLTALCTELSLPLMVKGILRPDDAERAIATGAAGVIVSNHGGRNLDSLPATADALLRVARRVGGRVPVHVDGGIRSGGDVLKALALGADAVLIGRPYLWGLSVAGRRAYGRWSPGSGWSWRWPWP
- a CDS encoding antibiotic biosynthesis monooxygenase family protein, encoding MAVVKINAIEVPEGSGPELEKRFASRHGSVDSAPGFLGFELLRPVKGENRYFVYTKWESEEAFQAWASGPAKAAHAGEAKNPVATGSSLLEFEVIQESHPGA
- a CDS encoding YhgE/Pip family protein codes for the protein MVDFGLGLDPLHVWWTIGLVTLAAVAFVAIDHFLRTAFGTVGGLLSLVLLIIQLTASGGLYPMETTPVPFQAIHPFLPMSYLVDGLRVTISGGMTEHLLRDVAVLTGFLVVFLALTTLAVQRQRSWTIARLHPQIEL
- a CDS encoding FAD-binding and (Fe-S)-binding domain-containing protein, with translation MSQAPVDTARDVAAELRGRGVAQVDDSTLGRALYSSDASLYRVIPQVVVRAQHTGELHAVHEVSRELGVPLTMRGAGTSIAGNAIGPGIVVDTRDLRRIHVDPESRTATVGPGVVHADLQRAAAPYGLRFGPDPSTHPRCTIGGMIGNNACGSRALGYGRTADNVEAVTVLFGNGETASFAAGGFETGLRPSSATASRLAALTDNHLAHIRTTFGRFGRQVSGYSLEHLLPENGRRVERFLVGSEGTLGTVLEATVRLVEDEPARLLLVLGYASMFEAADAVPALLAAAPGRLIACEGMDARIVELVRAQGKPIPELPRGGGWLFAEVAGADAPALVESLRRVGGALDTRVVTDVAEAAALWRIREDGAGLAGRSLPTPAYSGWEDSAVPPAYLGAWLRDFDELLRGHGLQGYPYGHFGDGCIHCRIDFPFAPGDPGSAQVFRDFMTACAVKLSEYGGSLSGEHGDGRVRSELLSIMYDADSVALFRAAKEICDPENLMNPGNIVEPAAITDDLRPVRPVTLPRRRGLNLIHDDGDLGAAVHRCTGVGKCVAPKTGAVMCPSYLATRQEKDSTRGRARVLQEALDGGLVDGLGDEAVGEALDLCLACKGCSTDCPSGVDMATYKSEVLYQKHDAPGGGKQRRPRSHFVLGKLPMWARLAGPIARLANASMRWKPIAKLAKKTAGIDQRRSIPTFAKKSLKSSAKTATLSSRRKSVAPDETPDVWIWADSFTDHFFAQSGHGAIRFLEAHGLTVKVIGDKACCGLTWITTGQLDQARRIMDRTVRTLVPYVASGVPVLGLEPSCTATLRSDSLELGDPSVAKVVAEGLLTFAELVTKLGLPLPDLSGVDVVAQPHCHQHAVLGWTADEALLTKAGAKVTRVPGCCGLAGNFGVEQGHYEVSVAVAETHLLPTVRANPDAVVLADGMSCRVQLDDLAGVPTMHLAELFASRV
- a CDS encoding endonuclease/exonuclease/phosphatase family protein, which codes for MDQTLLAEPEQEHRPRRKPGGRAITVLLLLATFGFLVWAALPLAGLDGDRYTVALVALTQYALLAGIVLALLGLVLRRWLTALVVGLVVAALALSVVPRAIPNTTPAQGVALRVLSLNTYFGGADAAQVVDLVRQNQVDVLSLQELTPEMVDGLDAAGLAEVLPHRVYQPGPKADGTGIASRYPVQELALVPQTTLAQPSARVQVPGARDFEIVAVHPLYPMGRDTAEVWASDLRALPGPAADGTPRMLAGDFNATLDHTRLKYLLNQGYTDAAEVTGAGLHPTWPGPGSWFPPPVTIDHVLTTKGIAAQSYRTFDVAGADHRAILATLVLTR